A portion of the Bufo gargarizans isolate SCDJY-AF-19 chromosome 7, ASM1485885v1, whole genome shotgun sequence genome contains these proteins:
- the WDR6 gene encoding WD repeat-containing protein 6, with protein sequence MTKMESQLLVAPITALEFVGDHLLAGEGPNLTVYSVTSSGFPSLRLKENVLAGYTIHGIKTSTSEDSDSSILCVFGSKGLIVLNFNSGEVSLSKVCQLRELHDWIWDVQWLGDDSQSAAYLGVALGHNSVAYYDYREGKVLKEIHCSEKCILYSAHFVGRTWEELTLISGTVFNQLVIWGMSDQTNEEGRVEPRRRISGHDGVIFSISYELQGGILASASDDRSLRVWNVGSLLDHDPEVQCLLVLYGHQSRVWSVRLFPDNIISIGEDSACIVWNYSGDIIHNFKGHKGRGIRAVAVQDQLGLVATGGADAGIRLWQIKEKSSSSTNLLNLHFDGSKNIGVPKAIMLADISCLVVMTDLGFIYTYNFTSKQWSLVLEDKNYKSYGLLEVVRLAESTLCAIGNITGSVKIFSLSSAPSCKELKHHEGKVHSLTWVASSSDTCSLFSSGPNGVLVWLEVTCVSGDIASVIEKRRFLLPTCKQRWHTSIAFVPEEGLIVCGDRRGSLVLFPVKDGSSQNANNPQTSNISSPQGQEEEPIHVLFGLHGKLGVTSVAYHNNFVYSSGRDGFYRQLKLEGRQLVMLRKLKSCKGMEWIESVSFTPDGDIYVHGFHSTDFVVWSTRTNEKRLCIPCGGGHRSWSYKTEGPLEVFAFIKSGDLFTYQSQPAERIQNVLKEPLHGRELTCVKYGGTVMTSSKEHLGILITSSEDTTVNIWSFNENSKHLNCLSTLSDHLSSVKTLALARTTHQDGVLSTLLFTAGGRAQIEVYRLWIQAEEVNGSITCQVIHLASHRLDEHWDRIRNKHRMLKMDPETRYLSVSTVDEIPNSVKPASCVYLAAACSDGSVRFFAMSERSRQMILVAESFYHQRCVLKVETFVHTSGNDSRVMLCSAATDGRIALWDITATVSHADRLLEKGHPDCPLPDLAPVCFTVSAHQCGVNSLCVQMTMDGQYLVASGGDDNSISVCWLTLDHTSQEDPRGAVQLLRSVSVNSAHAAHVTGLRILGDDLLVSVSVDQRLSLWSLGENGLRHVATRFCHVADVSGLDCWTHDKGHLCVICGQGLEIVKWEQ encoded by the exons ATGACCAAGATGGAGTCACAGCTGCTGGTGGCTCCGATTACTGCGCTGGAGTTTGTGGGTGATCATCTTCTGGCGG GTGAAGGCCCTAATCTGACAGTTTATAGCGTAACAAGCAGCGGTTTCCCATCATTGAGGCTCAAGGAGAACGTTCTTGCAGGTTACACCATTCATGGGATAAAGACTTCCACTTCAGAAGACTCAGACTCCTCTATCTTGTGTGTGTTTGGAAGTAAGGGTCTAATCGTGCTGAATTTCAACAGCGGAGAAGTAAGCCTGTCCAAAGTCTGTCAGCTTCGAGAGTTGCATGACTGGATATGGGACGTTCAGTGGCTTGGAGATGACTCGCAGTCTGCTGCTTACCTTGGCGTAGCTTTGGGCCACAATTCTGTAGCTTACTATGATTATAGGGAAGGAAAAGTTCTAAAGGAAATCCACTGCTCAGAAAAATGCATCTTGTACTCTGCTCATTTTGTGGGAAGAACCTGGGAAGAGCTCACTCTGATCTCTGGGACGGTCTTCAACCAGCTCGTCATATGGGGAATGTCTGATCAAACCAATGAAGAAGGGAGAGTAGAGCCTCGCAGGAGAATAAGCGGGCACGATGGCGTCATTTTCAGCATATCTTATGAATTGCAGGGGGGTATTTTAGCTTCGGCCTCCGACGATCGCAGCCTCAGGGTGTGGAACGTGGGCAGTCTTCTTGACCACGATCCAGAGGTCCAGTGTCTTCTCGTGTTGTACGGGCACCAATCGCGAGTGTGGTCGGTCAGACTTTTCCCAGACAACATAATCAGTATCGGTGAAGACTCTGCTTGTATTGTGTGGAACTACAGTGGCGACATTATCCATAACTTTAAAGGCCATAAAGGTCGGGGCATCAGAGCTGTTGCCGTCCAGGACCAACTTGGTTTGGTGGCGACAGGTGGAGCAGATGCTGGTATACGACTCTGGCAAATTAAAGAAAAGTCTTCCTCCTCTACCAACCTTCTGAACCTACATTTTGATGGCTCTAAGAACATTGGGGTCCCGAAGGCAATCATGTTAGCGGATATCAGTTGTCTTGTTGTAATGACGGACTTGGGCTTTATATACACTTATAATTTTACCAGTAAGCAATGGTCCTTGGTACTGGAGGATAAGAATTATAAATCGTATGGTCTCCTAGAGGTGGTCAGATTGGCTGAGTCCACCCTGTGTGCCATCGGTAACATAACTGGCAGCGTTAAGATCTTCTCACTTTCATCTGCTCCCTCTTGCAAGGAGTTGAAGCACCATGAAGGTAAAGTGCACAGCCTGACTTGGGTTGCCTCATCATCAGACACCTGTAGCCTGTTTTCTTCTGGTCCTAACGGAGTCCTCGTTTGGCTTGAAGTCACATGTGTGTCTGGAGATATCGCATCTGTCATTGAGAAGCGTAGGTTTCTTCTACCTACCTGCAAGCAGAGATGGCATACTAGCATAGCATTTGTGCCTGAAGAAGGTTTGATTGTATGTGGTGACCGCAGAGGTTCACTGGTGCTGTTTCCAGTCAAGGACGGATCTTCACAAAATGCCAACAACCCTCAAACGTCTAACATTTCCAGCCCACAAGGGCAAGAAGAAGAACCGATCCATGTTCTTTTTGGCCTTCATGGTAAATTAGGTGTCACATCAGTGGCTTATCATAATAACTTTGTGTACAGCAGTGGTCGAGATGGGTTTTACCGCCAGTTGAAGTTGGAAGGGCGCCAGTTGGTCATGCTCCGCAAACTCAAGTCTTGTAAAGGGATGGAGTGGATTGAAAGTGTGTCTTTTACACCCGATGGAGACATATACGTCCATGGTTTCCACTCCACTGACTTTGTGGTGTGGAGTACGAGAACTAATGAGAAACGTCTCTGCATCCCTTGCGGTGGAGGACACAGATCTTGGAGCTACAAGACAGAAGGTCCATTGGAAGTGTTTGCCTTTATTAAATCTGGTGATCTGTTCACCTACCAAAGCCAACCGGCTGAAAGAATCCAGAATGTGTTAAAGGAACCTTTGCATGGCAGAGAACTGACTTGTGTTAAGTATGGTGGAACGGTTATGACTTCCAGCAAGGAACATCTTGGCATCCTTATTACAAGCAGTGAAGACACCACCGTTAATATTTGGTCCTTCAATGAAAATTCTAAACACCTTAATTGCCTTTCTACCCTAAGTGACCATCTCTCCAGTGTGAAAACTTTGGCTTTAGCCAGGACCACACATCAAGATGGTGTCCTCTCGACTCTGCTCTTCACTGCTGGGGGTAGGGCTCAGATTGAGGTTTATCGGTTGTGGATCCAAGCAGAGGAGGTTAATGGCAGCATTACGTGTCAAGTCATCCACTTGGCTTCCCATCGACTGGATGAACACTGGGATAGAATCAGGAATAAACACAGGATGCTGAAGATGGACCCAGAAACCAG ATACTTGTCAGTCTCCACAGTGGATGAGATTCCAAATAGCGTGAAGCCTGCGTCCTGCGTGTATCTCGCCGCTGCCTGTAGTGATGGATCTGTAAG ATTCTTTGCGATGAGTGAGCGTTCCCGGCAGATGATATTGGTAGCGGAGTCCTTTTACCACCAGCGCTGTGTACTGAAAGTCGAGACCTTTGTCCACACTTCCGGCAACGATTCAAG AGTCATGCTGTGCAGCGCCGCTACAGATGGTCGCATTGCCTTATGGGATATAACTGCTACAGTATCCCATGCCGATAGGCTGCTGGAGAAGGGGCACCCAGATTGTCCTTTGCCGG ATCTGGCACCGGTTTGCTTTACGGTCTCCGCTCACCAGTGTGGGGTCAACAGTCTCTGTGTCCAGATGACTATGGATGGGCAGTACTTGGTCGCCAGTGGAGGAGATGACAATTCCATCTCCGTGTGTTGGTTAACATTGGACCATACATCTCAGGAGGATCCAAGAGGAGCCGTCCAGCTTCTCCGGTCAGTCTCCGTCAACTCCGCGCACGCGGCACATGTCACCGGCCTGCGCATCCTCGGAGATGACCTCTTGGTATCTGTGTCTGTGGATCAGCGTCTGTCTCTTTGGAGTCTTGGGGAGAATGGACTTCGGCACGTGGCTACCAGATTCTGTCACGTGGCCGATGTGTCCGGGTTGGACTGTTGGACTCATGATAAAGGACATCTATGTGTGATCTGCGGGCAAGGACTGGAGATTGTGAAGTGGGAGCAATAA